Genomic window (Chondrocystis sp. NIES-4102):
ATATTTATCTAAGAAAGATGTTTAATTTTACAGGGACGAGACCTAGTAATTTAGGGGTAAAGGATGGCAAGTTAGCAGCTTGTCCTGGTAGTCCTAACTGTGTTAATAGTCAGAGTAATGATGCTCAAGCCTCAATTTCGCCATTACCTAATGTATCTATTGCCGAAATTAAAAAAGTAGTAGAAAGCATGGAACGTACGACTATAGTTGAGGAGACTGATAATTATCTCTACGCGGAATTTAAAAGTAAATTGATGGGTTATGTAGATGATGTAGAATTTTATCGAGATCCCCAGGCAAATGTAGTTCAGGTGCGTTCTGCTTCTAGATTAGGGCAGTCGGATTTAGGGGTTAATCGTAAAAGAATTGAAGAAATTAGAAGTAAACTTGCATAACTTGAGGTTAAAGAGGGAAAATAAACCATCAAGGGTTGTTAACTGTTAAGTATTGCTCCTAAATAAGCCACAAATAAATAGTTTTGAGAAATTACGTTTTTCCTGTCTGTATAAGTTTAGGGAGAATATCTATAAATTGTTTTTGTTAAAGATTAATTATTTACCGTATGCCTACCACAGCTTCCAGTAATAAATCTCCTCAAGCTGCAATAATTACCAAAAAACTTCAGGCAGGGGAAAGTATAGCTCATGCTGATTATAGCAAGCAAGATTTATATGCGATCGCCCTTGAGCAAGCCAACTTAGAGGGAATTAATTTTTCCCAAACCATATTAACCAATGCTGATTTAGTGGGGGCAAATCTAAAAGGGGCAAATCTAAAAGGAGCAGATTTAAGAGGGGCAAATCTAAGAGGAGCAGATCTAACGGGGGCGGATTTAACCGCAGCTTATTTAAGTCGTGCAGATATACGTCAAGCAAATCTCAGTAACGCTATTGTCCTAGATACAAAATTTCAGGTAACTATTTACGACAACGAAACAATTTTTCCCGTAGGCTTTAATTATAAAAGTTCTGGGGCTGTGGGCCCTGGTGCTAATCTCAATGGAGCATATCTAAATACAGCTAACTTGCGTGGCGTAGACTTAACAGGAGCAAAAATGCTGGGTGCTTACTTAAGTGGAGCAGATCTAACAGGAG
Coding sequences:
- a CDS encoding pentapeptide repeat-containing protein; protein product: MPTTASSNKSPQAAIITKKLQAGESIAHADYSKQDLYAIALEQANLEGINFSQTILTNADLVGANLKGANLKGADLRGANLRGADLTGADLTAAYLSRADIRQANLSNAIVLDTKFQVTIYDNETIFPVGFNYKSSGAVGPGANLNGAYLNTANLRGVDLTGAKMLGAYLSGADLTGAILDDVSLSGANLQKAIMTGASLRDARLSSAELKGVDLRGADLTGANLDNLQNIAGADFSMVIGLSHEARAAILSFPAPDLTTWNAYTRCHTQKSLESDN